A genomic segment from Bacillus cereus G9842 encodes:
- a CDS encoding NAD(P)H-dependent flavin oxidoreductase yields MFTSRVTDILKIEYPVVQAGMAGAITTPELVAAVSNSGGLGTLGAGYMSPEQICEAIYRIRELTDKPFSVNLLVTKEIQIEEEKVNEAKVLLSGVNRELGIEVEGTLKLPKSYKEQLQVLLDEKVPVVSFAFQTLEKEEINDLKRSGIKVIGTATHVKEAKVLAELGVDIIIGQGSEAGGHRGTFIGKERDAMIGTFALVPQLVEAVPHIPIVAAGGVMNGQGLVAALALGAEGVQMGSAFLTSEESITHDVYKEAVLHSTDTSTTVTRAFSGKYARGIRNEFIERHEGKEEGLPMYPVQNVLTSKIRQEAAKQNKEEYMSLWAGQAASLARIESAQHVVERVMKEAENAIEQLQNIYKKTT; encoded by the coding sequence ATGTTTACAAGTCGAGTAACAGACATATTAAAAATTGAGTATCCCGTTGTTCAAGCCGGTATGGCAGGCGCGATTACGACGCCAGAACTCGTTGCAGCAGTAAGTAATAGCGGAGGATTAGGGACGCTTGGAGCGGGCTATATGAGCCCAGAACAAATTTGTGAAGCGATTTATAGAATAAGAGAACTAACAGATAAGCCTTTCAGTGTTAATTTACTTGTAACGAAAGAGATACAAATAGAAGAAGAGAAGGTAAATGAGGCGAAAGTATTACTAAGCGGAGTGAATAGAGAATTAGGTATAGAAGTAGAAGGAACGTTAAAGCTTCCAAAAAGCTATAAGGAACAATTACAAGTGCTATTAGATGAAAAAGTACCGGTCGTTAGTTTTGCATTTCAAACGTTAGAAAAAGAAGAAATAAATGATTTAAAAAGAAGTGGAATAAAAGTTATCGGAACAGCTACCCATGTGAAGGAAGCGAAAGTACTTGCCGAGCTAGGAGTAGATATTATTATCGGACAAGGTAGCGAAGCAGGAGGGCATAGAGGAACGTTTATTGGGAAAGAACGAGATGCTATGATTGGTACTTTTGCGTTAGTACCTCAGTTAGTAGAAGCTGTTCCGCATATCCCAATTGTCGCAGCAGGTGGTGTAATGAACGGACAAGGGCTTGTTGCGGCATTGGCACTAGGAGCAGAAGGTGTTCAAATGGGATCGGCCTTTTTAACAAGTGAAGAGAGTATTACGCACGATGTGTATAAAGAAGCGGTTTTACATAGTACAGATACGAGCACAACGGTAACTCGTGCGTTTTCCGGGAAATATGCACGGGGTATCCGGAATGAATTTATAGAGAGACATGAAGGAAAAGAAGAAGGGCTTCCGATGTATCCAGTGCAAAACGTATTAACTTCTAAAATACGCCAAGAGGCAGCGAAGCAAAATAAGGAAGAATATATGTCACTTTGGGCAGGACAGGCAGCATCGTTGGCACGAATCGAATCAGCTCAGCATGTAGTGGAGCGGGTTATGAAAGAAGCGGAGAATGCAATCGAGCAATTACAAAATATATACAAAAAGACCACTTGA